One Candidatus Culexarchaeum yellowstonense genomic region harbors:
- a CDS encoding CapA family protein, whose amino-acid sequence MQSNGKRLSIALTGDSFIATRISAFTEPLFLKLVEIIRSADVRFTNCEVLINDFKGYPAVQSGGTYAGNESYIADELKWMGFNIVSRANNHATDYREIGLIETSKNLDRVGIVHAGVGMNLGEAREPKYLETSKGRVALISAATSFPTEARAGEARPDMQGRPGLNPLRYTITIEVTEEIFKNLVMLAKMMGIEVKEDAEEIRILGQKFKKSTKIEVKYEVNKRDLEGNIKAIRNARRMADYVLFSLHDHERGKSIFEPQQFVEDFARKCIDEGVDVFIGHGPHVLRGIEIYKKKPILYSLGNFIFQNDLIRKQPADLYERYGLNWDSTPADLYDAREKGSPETAFMGFKWFTDKEEYWESILAYITFNDESLEEIKLYPVDLCRERNRANRGKPILATGAKANKILETVAKLSEKYNTKITIKNGVGFVEL is encoded by the coding sequence ATGCAATCAAATGGTAAGCGTTTAAGCATAGCATTAACTGGAGACTCATTTATAGCCACAAGAATCTCAGCATTCACAGAACCATTATTCCTAAAACTAGTGGAGATAATAAGGTCTGCAGATGTGAGATTCACAAACTGTGAAGTTTTAATAAATGATTTCAAAGGATATCCAGCAGTTCAAAGTGGTGGAACATATGCTGGCAATGAAAGTTATATTGCAGATGAATTAAAGTGGATGGGATTCAACATTGTTAGTAGAGCAAACAATCATGCCACGGATTATAGGGAGATAGGCTTAATTGAAACGTCAAAAAACCTAGATAGGGTAGGCATCGTACATGCAGGTGTAGGGATGAATCTTGGAGAAGCAAGGGAACCAAAATACCTTGAAACATCAAAGGGTAGGGTTGCATTAATATCGGCAGCCACATCATTCCCAACAGAAGCCAGAGCAGGTGAAGCTAGACCAGATATGCAAGGTAGACCTGGACTAAACCCCCTCCGATACACAATAACCATAGAGGTCACTGAGGAAATCTTCAAAAACCTAGTGATGCTTGCAAAGATGATGGGAATCGAAGTTAAAGAGGATGCAGAGGAGATTAGAATTCTTGGACAGAAATTCAAGAAGTCAACCAAAATTGAAGTGAAATATGAGGTTAACAAGAGGGATTTGGAGGGGAATATTAAGGCTATTAGAAATGCAAGGAGGATGGCTGATTACGTACTATTCTCCCTACATGACCATGAAAGGGGTAAAAGCATATTCGAACCACAACAATTCGTAGAGGACTTCGCTAGGAAATGCATAGACGAAGGTGTCGATGTATTCATTGGACATGGACCACACGTGTTAAGGGGGATAGAAATCTACAAGAAGAAACCAATACTCTACAGTCTAGGAAACTTCATATTCCAAAACGATCTAATAAGGAAGCAACCAGCAGACCTATATGAAAGATACGGATTAAACTGGGATTCAACACCAGCAGACCTATATGATGCTAGAGAGAAGGGAAGTCCGGAAACAGCATTCATGGGATTCAAATGGTTCACGGATAAGGAAGAATATTGGGAGAGCATATTGGCATATATAACCTTCAACGATGAAAGTTTAGAGGAAATTAAGTTATACCCAGTGGACCTATGTAGGGAGAGGAATAGAGCTAATAGGGGTAAACCAATACTTGCCACAGGAGCAAAGGCTAACAAGATACTGGAGACTGTGGCTAAACTATCTGAAAAGTACAATACAAAAATAACAATAAAGAATGGTGTGGGATTCGTGGAGCTATGA
- a CDS encoding SPFH domain-containing protein: MANIFGKGLGKAARATGLKPKLIEWVNPSDTEIVWKYPDEVIPWGSVVIVKEFENALFYRDGKLYGLLGAGRHVLDTQNVPFLSGLVEGLYGENIFRCMIIYVSLRRFQGKFGGRTQTIELAPLLFHGSFYFRIEDPSLFVNKVVGPQSVFTTDELNEYLRGYFNEKIMAYLSSTSIQDVYMKQAEVTERVTMLLRKDFKDIGVSLEKVVFEGVDTEGPWRDRLFWMMRGGVQTGYVLQMETVKEVAKELGKSPGAAIGTGMVMVPPLMQPPPPTQPTTAPTAAPQPAAPAAAPSFAICPYCGKQVPIGANFCPYCGRKVKWCSKQHICTEEAKFCPVCGEELK, from the coding sequence TTGGCGAACATATTTGGTAAAGGTTTGGGGAAGGCTGCTAGAGCTACTGGATTGAAGCCTAAGCTAATTGAATGGGTTAATCCATCTGATACTGAGATTGTGTGGAAATATCCAGATGAGGTTATACCTTGGGGTAGCGTCGTCATTGTGAAGGAGTTTGAGAATGCATTATTTTATCGTGATGGTAAACTTTATGGTTTACTTGGAGCTGGGAGGCATGTTCTAGACACACAGAACGTCCCATTTCTAAGTGGGCTTGTGGAGGGGCTTTATGGAGAGAACATTTTCCGATGCATGATAATATATGTTTCCCTGAGAAGATTTCAAGGTAAGTTTGGTGGTAGAACTCAAACAATTGAACTTGCACCACTATTATTCCACGGAAGCTTCTACTTCAGGATCGAGGATCCAAGCCTCTTCGTAAATAAAGTTGTTGGACCTCAATCGGTTTTCACCACAGATGAATTGAATGAGTATTTGAGAGGGTACTTTAATGAGAAGATTATGGCTTACCTGAGTTCCACTAGTATTCAAGATGTTTATATGAAGCAAGCTGAAGTTACTGAGCGTGTAACCATGCTTTTAAGGAAAGACTTCAAGGATATAGGGGTATCCCTTGAAAAGGTGGTTTTTGAGGGTGTGGATACTGAGGGGCCTTGGCGTGACAGATTATTCTGGATGATGCGTGGTGGAGTGCAAACTGGATATGTTCTACAAATGGAGACTGTTAAGGAGGTTGCTAAGGAGCTTGGTAAAAGTCCTGGTGCAGCCATTGGAACTGGGATGGTTATGGTTCCACCATTGATGCAGCCTCCTCCACCCACTCAGCCCACAACTGCGCCTACAGCTGCCCCTCAACCTGCAGCCCCTGCAGCCGCTCCATCATTCGCCATATGCCCATATTGTGGTAAACAAGTTCCCATTGGAGCAAATTTCTGCCCATACTGTGGTAGGAAGGTTAAATGGTGCTCAAAGCAACATATATGTACTGAGGAAGCCAAGTTCTGTCCAGTTTGTGGTGAAGAGTTGAAGTAG
- a CDS encoding MFS transporter, translating into MRVSSIVFLGLAHAINHSFLLAIPVLLPQIANSLHISIYDMGYVTSLAYFLYGFGSIFAGPLSRRFSSRRLVFLSLLFSGLSLVPLLLYVNVYVFTLSLALNSFFASIYHPIANKLISEDYYGSIGRVMGLHGLGGSLGSVAVPMLSIAISQIFDWRTSLILLGFLSMLLSIAFINGGSKPIRIEADGSKIKFPYDRVKWILVFSIFIGLFSRGFELFLPSLLISRGFDQFYAAMAMSLLLLTGVFGQLFGGFFADVKGSLKALFLSFVLVPISLIFIVFGRWSIYMSLFGVFLYGFSFYAHQPPSTKIQSELVDSSLTGYVYGLFFCINFSLGSVSSSLTGFLAGVYGLEVAYVFLTALTILSLLTVIIMYAKYSKLLMEKRYM; encoded by the coding sequence ATGCGGGTTTCCAGCATAGTTTTCCTCGGTTTAGCTCACGCCATTAATCATAGTTTCCTATTGGCTATACCCGTTCTACTTCCACAGATAGCCAACTCCCTCCATATAAGTATTTATGATATGGGTTATGTTACTTCACTGGCATACTTCCTCTATGGTTTTGGATCCATATTTGCTGGCCCCTTATCTAGGCGGTTTTCCAGTAGGAGACTAGTCTTCCTCAGTCTACTTTTCTCTGGGCTATCACTAGTCCCACTACTTCTATATGTGAATGTTTATGTTTTCACACTCTCCCTGGCGCTTAATTCATTTTTTGCAAGTATATATCATCCTATAGCCAACAAGTTGATTTCAGAAGATTATTATGGTAGTATTGGTAGGGTTATGGGATTGCACGGTCTTGGTGGAAGTTTAGGTTCCGTTGCTGTCCCAATGCTCTCCATAGCCATATCACAAATCTTTGATTGGAGAACTTCACTTATACTCTTGGGTTTTCTATCAATGCTTTTATCCATTGCCTTCATCAATGGTGGATCTAAGCCTATTCGCATAGAAGCTGATGGTTCGAAGATTAAGTTTCCTTATGATAGGGTTAAGTGGATACTTGTTTTCTCCATTTTTATTGGATTGTTTTCCCGTGGTTTTGAATTGTTCTTACCATCATTACTTATTTCAAGGGGGTTTGATCAGTTTTATGCTGCAATGGCCATGTCACTATTATTGCTCACTGGGGTTTTTGGGCAACTTTTCGGTGGCTTCTTCGCCGACGTTAAAGGTTCTTTGAAAGCTTTATTTTTAAGCTTCGTTCTTGTTCCCATAAGCTTAATATTCATAGTTTTCGGTCGATGGAGTATTTACATGAGTTTGTTTGGAGTGTTCCTTTATGGTTTCTCATTTTATGCTCATCAACCCCCATCGACCAAGATTCAAAGTGAGCTTGTAGATTCATCGTTAACTGGATATGTTTATGGATTATTCTTCTGCATAAACTTCTCCCTAGGATCTGTTTCTTCATCTTTAACTGGGTTTTTGGCTGGGGTTTACGGTTTGGAAGTTGCATATGTTTTCCTTACCGCATTGACGATTCTATCCCTTTTAACCGTAATTATCATGTATGCTAAGTATTCAAAACTTCTCATGGAAAAGCGTTATATGTAA
- a CDS encoding fumarylacetoacetate hydrolase family protein produces the protein MLLTYFTPLNRRKPSSGILVNDVIIDLNSAYQRILMDKGLSYDVAKRRSYKVMPRNIMTLISRGPIIIPLLRKIVEDLNRFIGVEGVSYKLSEVRFYAPVPKPGKLIGIGLNYRSHVEETGGKIPSEPIVFSKAITSIVGPYDEIILPKVSNQVDFEGELAVVIGAKCKYVSKGEALNYVLGYMVANDVTARDLEFVGGSLHFFRSKSLDTFCPMGPGILLKDYVDDWRKFRIKTILNGTLMQNSLVDDMIFGVEYLISHLSQDMTLMPGDVILTGTPSGVGFRRNPPVFLRDGDVVEVCIDGIGRIINKVRKLNK, from the coding sequence ATGCTCTTAACATATTTCACTCCATTGAATCGTAGAAAACCCTCTTCAGGCATTTTAGTTAACGATGTAATTATTGATTTGAATTCAGCTTATCAGAGGATTTTGATGGATAAAGGGTTAAGCTATGATGTGGCTAAGCGTAGAAGTTATAAGGTTATGCCTAGAAACATTATGACTTTGATCAGTAGAGGCCCCATAATAATTCCCCTATTGCGTAAGATTGTTGAGGATTTGAATAGATTCATTGGCGTTGAGGGGGTTTCATATAAGTTGAGTGAAGTCAGATTCTACGCCCCTGTGCCTAAACCTGGAAAGCTTATTGGTATTGGATTGAATTATAGGAGTCATGTTGAAGAGACTGGTGGTAAAATTCCAAGTGAACCTATCGTATTCAGTAAGGCTATAACATCCATAGTAGGACCATATGATGAAATAATCCTACCAAAAGTCTCCAATCAAGTGGATTTTGAGGGTGAACTTGCAGTGGTTATTGGTGCTAAGTGTAAGTATGTGTCGAAGGGTGAAGCTTTGAATTATGTTTTAGGTTACATGGTGGCTAATGATGTTACTGCTAGGGATTTGGAGTTTGTTGGTGGTTCACTACACTTCTTTAGAAGTAAATCCCTAGACACCTTCTGCCCCATGGGTCCAGGGATATTGTTGAAGGATTATGTGGATGATTGGCGTAAGTTTAGGATTAAAACCATTTTGAATGGAACTTTGATGCAGAATTCGCTGGTTGATGATATGATATTTGGAGTTGAATATTTGATTAGTCATCTATCTCAAGATATGACTCTAATGCCTGGTGACGTTATATTGACTGGTACGCCTAGTGGTGTGGGCTTTAGGAGGAATCCGCCAGTATTCCTCAGGGATGGTGATGTGGTTGAAGTTTGTATTGATGGTATTGGAAGAATTATTAATAAAGTTAGAAAATTAAACAAATAA
- a CDS encoding M55 family metallopeptidase yields MKAFVSVDLEGMPYIVTPAQLNLRGTLYKEARDIATKVTNIVCEELYKCGFSGVVVADSHGPMVNLNVENIPDYVEIVRGFPRPLSMIAGFEGCDAALFLGYHAKYGTPLSTFDHTYSGGTIREVKVNGVPASEFLLNAYVLGEFNVPVILVAGEAKLIDDDVKKFAPWIEPVVLKHSLSRVSAKSQSMSRIEGELRSAVKRSVEKFKNGAVKPLKVNLPVDFEITFIASHFADVASLAPNVKRVDGLTVKFSCDSMASAYKFFELLILAGSAVANILQRDAG; encoded by the coding sequence TTGAAGGCATTTGTTTCTGTGGATTTGGAGGGTATGCCATACATAGTTACGCCAGCTCAACTTAACCTTAGAGGTACATTATATAAGGAGGCTAGGGATATAGCTACAAAAGTCACAAATATTGTTTGTGAAGAGCTTTACAAGTGTGGGTTTAGTGGTGTGGTTGTGGCTGATAGTCATGGGCCTATGGTTAACTTGAATGTTGAAAACATTCCAGATTACGTGGAGATTGTTAGGGGGTTTCCAAGACCTTTAAGTATGATTGCAGGTTTTGAGGGTTGTGATGCTGCTTTGTTTCTTGGTTATCATGCAAAGTATGGGACTCCCCTATCAACCTTCGATCACACGTATAGTGGTGGAACTATTAGGGAGGTTAAGGTTAACGGTGTACCTGCCAGCGAGTTCCTATTGAATGCGTATGTTCTAGGCGAATTTAATGTTCCAGTTATACTTGTGGCTGGGGAGGCTAAGTTGATTGATGATGATGTGAAGAAGTTTGCACCATGGATTGAACCAGTCGTTCTTAAACATTCATTAAGCCGTGTTTCTGCTAAGAGTCAGAGTATGTCAAGAATTGAGGGTGAATTGAGGTCTGCTGTTAAGCGTTCCGTTGAGAAGTTTAAGAATGGCGCTGTTAAGCCTTTAAAAGTGAATCTTCCAGTGGATTTTGAAATCACATTTATTGCCAGTCATTTTGCTGATGTTGCTTCCCTAGCTCCAAATGTTAAGAGGGTTGATGGTTTAACTGTTAAGTTTTCATGTGATAGTATGGCTTCAGCATACAAGTTCTTTGAACTTTTAATATTGGCTGGTTCTGCTGTGGCAAATATTCTTCAAAGGGATGCTGGCTGA
- a CDS encoding lysine exporter LysO family protein, protein MKATYTLTALITGILAGAMIRGANIVMQFLDILLFALILQVGIEVGLEYENLMKSIETLRNQLYLPIITITTSTAAGIIGAVILNMDYRLTLAISLGMGWYSFTGAYVTAKVNPYYGAIAFIANMFRETATMIITPILPKRMRRAGIIIGGATTMDTTLPIITKSLGEENIMISLYHGLVITIIIPLILSIII, encoded by the coding sequence ATGAAGGCAACATACACCCTTACAGCTTTAATCACTGGAATATTGGCGGGGGCAATGATAAGAGGGGCAAATATTGTCATGCAATTCCTAGACATACTATTATTCGCATTAATATTGCAAGTGGGAATCGAAGTGGGTTTGGAGTATGAGAATTTAATGAAATCCATAGAAACTCTGAGGAATCAGCTTTACCTACCAATAATAACCATAACTACATCCACAGCAGCCGGAATTATTGGAGCAGTGATACTCAACATGGATTACAGGTTGACATTAGCAATATCATTGGGGATGGGATGGTACAGCTTCACAGGAGCATATGTAACGGCAAAGGTAAACCCATACTATGGAGCAATAGCATTCATAGCAAACATGTTTAGGGAAACAGCCACAATGATAATAACACCAATACTACCAAAAAGGATGAGGAGAGCTGGAATAATTATTGGTGGAGCCACAACAATGGATACAACACTACCAATAATAACAAAAAGTCTAGGCGAAGAAAACATAATGATATCATTATATCATGGACTCGTAATAACAATCATAATACCATTAATCCTATCTATAATCATATGA
- a CDS encoding ABC transporter permease: MNGFARNLLAMIELEMRRIKHDRTELYSRAVQPILWIVVYGPIMGSVRAIPTGGIPYTDYITPGVLIQSTTFISIFYGLTIVWERESGILKKLLVAPASRYSIVMGRALASGIRAIFQALIIIPVALLIGVRFIPSILNLTMAFAVIFIASGGFAAISILIASFMKTRERFMGIGQAITMPLFFASNALYPVSMMPQIMQWIAHFNPMSYVVDAVRSLMITGNLANLPIDLAAIAIFDTVMFIIASINFSRIIE; encoded by the coding sequence ATGAACGGCTTTGCGAGAAATTTGCTTGCAATGATTGAACTTGAAATGAGGAGGATAAAGCATGATAGGACAGAGCTCTACTCCAGAGCTGTTCAACCAATACTATGGATAGTTGTATACGGCCCAATAATGGGGAGTGTTAGAGCAATACCAACAGGAGGGATACCATACACTGATTACATAACCCCAGGCGTATTAATTCAGTCAACAACATTCATATCAATATTCTACGGCTTAACAATAGTTTGGGAGAGGGAATCTGGAATACTGAAGAAGCTCCTCGTAGCCCCAGCCTCAAGATACTCCATAGTCATGGGGAGAGCACTTGCATCAGGTATTAGGGCAATATTCCAAGCTCTAATAATAATCCCAGTAGCTTTACTTATAGGTGTGAGATTCATACCTAGCATACTAAACTTAACAATGGCTTTCGCAGTAATATTCATAGCTTCAGGAGGCTTCGCAGCAATATCAATTCTCATAGCATCATTCATGAAGACTAGAGAGCGGTTTATGGGCATAGGGCAAGCAATAACAATGCCACTATTCTTCGCAAGCAACGCCCTATATCCAGTCTCAATGATGCCGCAAATCATGCAATGGATTGCACACTTCAATCCAATGAGCTACGTGGTAGATGCTGTAAGATCACTAATGATCACTGGAAATCTAGCAAACTTACCAATAGATCTAGCAGCAATAGCAATATTCGACACAGTAATGTTCATCATAGCCTCAATAAACTTCAGCAGAATAATAGAGTAA
- a CDS encoding ATP-binding cassette domain-containing protein has product MDYAVSTHNLTKVYEGKVKALNGVNLKVEPGKIFALLGPNGAGKTTLMRILTTQIKPTSGEAYVSGLNVVRDGAKIRQLIGYVPQEMSVWTDISGYENLLIYAKIYGIPPSKRSELIWSVLEEMGLKEYANNLVRTYSGGMIRRLECACALLIKPKILFLDEPTIGLDPSARKAVWEKLTAFKKEYNATIFFNTHYMDEADLYADEIAIINGGRIVASGTSESLKHTLGGEIISLEVENSEYSLKALETLKMNNVISDVIVSESEVNILTQDAESSLPKIMEALRINKVLVKRVSINKPTLDDVFLKYAGTRIETAERISNVRQMRRMIRRG; this is encoded by the coding sequence ATGGATTATGCTGTGAGCACCCACAATTTAACGAAGGTTTATGAGGGTAAAGTTAAAGCTTTGAATGGCGTCAACTTGAAGGTTGAGCCAGGCAAGATTTTTGCACTCTTAGGGCCAAATGGAGCCGGTAAGACAACTTTAATGAGAATTTTGACAACCCAAATTAAACCAACATCAGGTGAAGCCTATGTTTCCGGGCTAAACGTCGTTCGCGATGGCGCTAAAATTAGACAACTCATCGGCTACGTTCCACAGGAAATGAGCGTTTGGACTGATATAAGTGGATATGAAAATCTACTCATATACGCTAAGATTTATGGCATTCCACCAAGCAAGAGGAGTGAACTCATATGGAGTGTTTTGGAGGAGATGGGTTTAAAGGAGTATGCCAACAACCTTGTAAGGACATATTCCGGTGGAATGATTAGGAGACTTGAATGTGCATGCGCCCTACTAATCAAACCAAAAATTCTATTCCTAGATGAACCAACAATAGGTTTAGATCCATCAGCTAGGAAAGCTGTATGGGAGAAGTTGACGGCATTCAAGAAGGAGTATAATGCAACGATCTTCTTCAACACACATTACATGGATGAAGCAGACCTATATGCAGATGAAATAGCAATAATTAATGGGGGGAGAATAGTGGCCTCAGGAACCTCTGAGAGCCTTAAACATACCCTTGGAGGGGAGATAATTTCCCTTGAAGTGGAAAATTCAGAATACAGCTTAAAAGCCCTAGAAACCCTTAAGATGAATAACGTCATCAGCGATGTAATCGTAAGCGAGAGTGAAGTGAACATATTAACTCAAGATGCCGAGTCCTCCCTACCTAAAATCATGGAAGCTCTTAGAATCAACAAAGTTCTAGTTAAGAGGGTTTCCATAAATAAGCCAACATTAGACGATGTCTTCTTAAAATATGCTGGTACCAGAATTGAAACTGCTGAGAGGATTAGCAATGTTAGACAGATGAGGAGGATGATTAGGAGGGGGTAG
- a CDS encoding plasma-membrane proton-efflux P-type ATPase has protein sequence MTELKNKDDATHDFQKMTVEETVNILKTDLNVGLKQSDAEDRLKQYGYNEIPEKKVHPLIIFVKKFWGLTAWMLEAIIILSLILGKYTDLYTVTALLFLNSILSFIQEQRSSKALELLKSKLQVNVRVLRDGSWKLIPSRELVPGDVIRIRAGDFVQADVKVAVGEVWVDQSALTGESMDVEKKAGDIIYSGSIVRRGEATGIVILTGVKTYFGKIVQLVQIARPKLHSEEVISKVLRWLLVIVVLLLSVATVFSIIEGINLLEIIPLMLVLLLGAVPVALPAMFTVSMAVGSMELVKRGVLVTRLNATEDAASMDILCVDKTGTITLNKTSVVDATPFGKYSKEEVILYGALASQEANQDPIDLAFINAAKQRNIPINNFQQKSFTPFDPKTRRTEALVSDGNMEFKVVKGAVHVITELCGLSVDSLKAVDEEVNELTHRGYRTIAVAKSTGNGSFELVGLAALYDPPRPDAKELIQKLKSLGISVKMMTGDALPIAKKVAMEVGLGDDIVRASELKELIKDNPSKAADIAEKCSGFAEVYPEDKYLIVKSLQEKKHMVGMTGDGVNDAPALKQAEVGIAVANATDVAKKASSVVLTSEGLLGMLNLVVIGRSVFERVNTWILNKVSRTVLKTVFVVFAFLLIGKYPISSSAMLLIMFMTDFMKISLATDNVRWPSKPCKWNINKIVKTAAILGILMVLEAFGLLFIGIKFFNILSD, from the coding sequence TTGACTGAGCTCAAAAACAAGGATGATGCAACACATGACTTTCAAAAGATGACAGTGGAGGAAACTGTGAATATTCTGAAGACAGATTTAAACGTAGGATTGAAGCAAAGCGACGCTGAAGATAGGTTGAAGCAATACGGTTATAATGAAATCCCTGAAAAGAAGGTTCACCCCCTCATAATATTTGTTAAGAAGTTTTGGGGTTTAACCGCTTGGATGCTTGAAGCCATAATCATACTCTCATTAATACTCGGGAAATACACAGACCTATATACGGTAACAGCCCTACTATTCTTGAATTCGATTTTAAGCTTTATCCAGGAGCAGAGGAGCTCTAAGGCATTAGAACTCCTAAAAAGTAAGCTACAAGTAAACGTGAGAGTTTTAAGGGATGGTTCTTGGAAGCTTATCCCCTCAAGGGAGCTGGTACCAGGGGATGTTATTAGAATTAGAGCTGGAGACTTCGTTCAAGCTGATGTCAAAGTTGCAGTAGGTGAAGTTTGGGTTGATCAATCAGCATTAACCGGAGAATCCATGGATGTTGAGAAGAAAGCTGGCGACATAATATATTCAGGCTCCATTGTAAGAAGGGGTGAAGCCACGGGGATAGTTATACTTACAGGAGTTAAAACATATTTTGGCAAAATAGTACAGCTTGTTCAAATTGCACGCCCAAAACTACATTCAGAAGAGGTTATATCCAAAGTTCTCAGATGGCTTCTAGTTATAGTTGTTTTACTATTGAGTGTAGCCACAGTATTCTCCATAATTGAAGGAATAAACTTGTTGGAGATCATACCACTAATGCTTGTGCTACTGCTAGGCGCTGTACCAGTTGCTTTACCAGCCATGTTCACAGTCAGCATGGCTGTAGGATCCATGGAACTTGTTAAGAGGGGGGTACTGGTAACTAGGCTCAATGCAACTGAGGATGCTGCCAGCATGGACATTCTATGCGTCGATAAGACTGGTACAATAACATTGAACAAAACCTCCGTAGTCGATGCAACGCCCTTCGGAAAATATAGTAAAGAGGAAGTTATCCTCTATGGAGCATTAGCATCACAAGAAGCAAATCAAGACCCAATAGACTTAGCTTTCATAAATGCAGCCAAGCAGAGGAACATACCCATCAACAATTTCCAACAGAAATCCTTCACACCATTCGACCCTAAAACCCGTAGAACTGAAGCACTAGTATCCGATGGAAACATGGAATTTAAAGTTGTTAAGGGGGCAGTCCACGTGATCACCGAATTATGCGGGTTAAGCGTGGATAGCTTAAAAGCCGTCGATGAAGAAGTCAATGAACTCACGCATAGAGGTTATAGGACGATTGCTGTAGCCAAATCAACTGGAAATGGATCCTTCGAACTTGTTGGATTAGCTGCACTATACGACCCACCTAGACCAGACGCCAAAGAACTCATTCAAAAACTTAAAAGCTTGGGAATCTCCGTGAAAATGATGACTGGCGATGCATTACCAATTGCTAAGAAGGTGGCAATGGAAGTTGGACTTGGAGATGATATAGTAAGGGCTTCAGAACTTAAAGAGTTAATTAAAGATAATCCTTCAAAGGCTGCAGATATAGCTGAGAAATGCAGTGGATTCGCTGAAGTATATCCGGAAGATAAGTATCTCATCGTGAAAAGCCTACAAGAGAAGAAGCATATGGTTGGAATGACTGGAGACGGCGTGAACGATGCGCCAGCATTAAAACAAGCTGAAGTTGGCATAGCTGTTGCAAATGCAACGGACGTCGCTAAGAAGGCTTCAAGCGTTGTCTTAACAAGCGAGGGGTTGTTGGGGATGCTCAACCTAGTTGTAATAGGCAGATCGGTATTTGAGAGGGTAAATACTTGGATTTTAAATAAGGTAAGTAGGACTGTTCTGAAAACTGTTTTTGTAGTTTTCGCTTTCCTATTAATAGGGAAGTATCCCATATCATCATCAGCTATGCTTCTAATAATGTTTATGACGGACTTCATGAAGATATCCCTAGCAACAGATAATGTTAGGTGGCCTAGCAAGCCCTGTAAATGGAACATAAATAAAATTGTAAAGACGGCTGCCATACTAGGTATACTCATGGTCTTAGAGGCATTCGGCCTACTCTTCATAGGCATAAAATTCTTCAACATACTATCAGACTAG
- a CDS encoding helix-turn-helix domain-containing protein, whose translation MRKKAVRVVRNPDIIKILADPVRREILRLTSTKPHTETQLAMKLNLSKPSVGHHLQVLLKAGLIKIVEAKVGRYGILEKYYESTATLFLEDPDNIPLDLQRYFVHRYIERLRGMLSAFYVAGYIGEDFEISPEDLEELAKDLAKHIVKVGEKYENIEVDVGRENLFIKVCGEALRLMMATDKWRDLLKQIKVPIKEDSQKSHLLTEK comes from the coding sequence ATGAGGAAAAAAGCTGTTAGGGTGGTTCGTAATCCAGATATAATTAAAATTTTAGCAGACCCAGTTCGTAGGGAGATTCTTAGGCTTACCTCCACTAAACCCCATACTGAAACTCAGCTTGCTATGAAACTTAATTTATCTAAACCTTCTGTTGGTCATCATCTTCAGGTTTTGCTTAAAGCTGGGTTGATAAAAATCGTTGAGGCGAAGGTTGGTCGGTATGGGATATTGGAGAAGTATTATGAGTCAACAGCTACCCTCTTCCTTGAGGACCCTGATAATATACCACTAGACTTGCAGAGGTATTTCGTTCATAGATATATTGAGCGTTTGAGGGGGATGCTGAGCGCATTCTATGTGGCGGGGTATATTGGGGAGGACTTTGAAATATCACCCGAAGATCTTGAGGAGTTAGCTAAAGACCTTGCAAAGCATATAGTGAAGGTTGGAGAAAAGTATGAGAATATTGAGGTTGATGTTGGAAGAGAGAATCTATTCATAAAGGTTTGTGGTGAAGCATTGAGATTGATGATGGCTACAGATAAGTGGAGAGACCTCCTCAAGCAAATTAAAGTCCCCATAAAAGAAGATTCTCAAAAGAGCCATCTTTTAACCGAGAAATAA